A genomic region of Aureimonas populi contains the following coding sequences:
- a CDS encoding YqaA family protein has product MIQGLYDWTMKLSRHRNAERSLAAMCFAESSFLPAFPEVLLLPMILADRSRAWRLALICTGFSVAGGIVGYLIGLFLFEALGQPLLAFYGMTGSFERLAEDYNDLGWLMVLVGGGVTPIPYKVVTILSGVTRLDFALFVAMSVVARSIRFAIPCALLYYYGPQAKVLLEKRLGTVIWGSLALVILGFLAAGYLF; this is encoded by the coding sequence ATGATCCAAGGCCTGTACGACTGGACGATGAAGCTTTCCAGGCACCGCAACGCCGAGCGCTCGCTGGCGGCCATGTGCTTTGCCGAAAGCTCCTTCCTGCCCGCCTTCCCCGAGGTGCTCCTCCTGCCGATGATCCTGGCCGACAGGAGCAGGGCATGGCGCCTGGCGCTGATCTGCACGGGCTTCTCGGTGGCCGGAGGCATTGTCGGCTATTTGATCGGCCTGTTCCTGTTCGAGGCGCTCGGCCAGCCGCTCCTGGCCTTCTACGGCATGACGGGCAGTTTCGAGAGGCTGGCGGAGGACTACAACGATCTCGGCTGGCTGATGGTGCTGGTGGGCGGGGGCGTCACGCCCATTCCCTACAAGGTGGTGACGATCCTCTCCGGCGTGACGCGGCTCGACTTCGCGCTGTTCGTGGCCATGAGCGTGGTGGCGCGCTCCATTCGCTTCGCCATCCCCTGCGCGCTGCTCTATTACTACGGGCCGCAGGCCAAGGTGCTGCTGGAGAAGCGGCTCGGCACCGTCATCTGGGGCTCGCTGGCGCTGGTGATCCTGGGCTTCCTCGCCGCAGGGTATCTTTTCTAG
- a CDS encoding sensor histidine kinase, translating into MGARCIRAAGRLASLPSSSRGLKTISPSAYSSDRKLGRFIAGAIAIGFTALMALGGAGGWALIQAQRQSAEVAHTYQVELGLQRFKAAIERVASARRGYLLTRNEPFSEILEEAARETETLLQHVGELTADNPTQGESLARLRELSERYVQVARDSVAAMREDLSLDGSAVFVLDSGAATVNAIRTLGREMIAIEQQLLVERTGSQRRQQIYAYAILAVAGLLMLLVGTVTMWWIRRSLTDLRRSHRTLKGLNEMLEGAVQVRTADLQRANDEIQRFAYIVSHDLRSPLVNVMGFTAELEAAIEPLTQMVDKAEAEAPQVVSEEARLAVREDLPESIGFIRTSTQKMDRLINAILRLSREGRRVITPEPLDMDEMMGSIVDSLQHRLDELGAEIAVEGPLPGVTSDRVAIEQIFSNLVENAVKYLKPGRPGRIAVRGRRVGDRIIYEVQDNGRGIDPKDHQRVFDLFRRSGAQDQPGEGIGLAHVRAVAYRLGGVISCDSALDEGATFRLSIPVRYEAQKEAQAS; encoded by the coding sequence TTGGGTGCACGATGCATCCGGGCGGCCGGGCGGCTCGCCTCCCTGCCTTCTTCCTCGCGAGGACTTAAGACGATCTCCCCTTCGGCCTATTCATCCGACAGAAAGCTCGGCCGCTTCATCGCCGGGGCCATCGCCATCGGCTTCACCGCCTTGATGGCGCTGGGCGGGGCCGGAGGCTGGGCGCTGATACAGGCGCAGCGCCAGAGCGCGGAGGTGGCGCACACCTATCAGGTCGAGCTCGGCCTGCAACGCTTCAAGGCCGCCATCGAGCGCGTCGCCTCCGCCCGGCGCGGCTATCTCCTCACCCGCAACGAGCCCTTCTCCGAAATCCTGGAGGAAGCGGCGCGGGAGACCGAGACCCTCCTCCAGCATGTCGGCGAGCTGACCGCCGACAATCCGACGCAGGGTGAGAGCCTGGCGCGGCTGCGCGAGCTCTCCGAGCGTTACGTTCAGGTCGCGCGCGACTCCGTCGCGGCCATGCGCGAGGATCTGAGCCTCGACGGCAGCGCCGTGTTCGTGCTGGACAGCGGCGCCGCCACGGTCAACGCCATCCGCACGCTGGGGCGCGAGATGATCGCGATCGAGCAGCAGCTCCTGGTCGAGAGGACGGGCAGCCAGCGCCGGCAGCAGATCTATGCCTATGCGATCCTGGCGGTGGCCGGCCTGCTCATGCTTCTCGTGGGAACCGTCACCATGTGGTGGATCCGCCGGAGCCTGACGGACCTTCGGCGCTCCCATCGCACCCTGAAGGGCCTGAACGAAATGCTGGAGGGCGCCGTGCAGGTGCGCACCGCAGACCTCCAGCGCGCCAATGACGAGATCCAGCGCTTCGCCTATATCGTCAGCCACGACCTGCGCTCGCCCCTCGTCAACGTCATGGGCTTTACCGCCGAGCTGGAGGCCGCGATCGAACCTCTCACGCAGATGGTGGACAAGGCCGAGGCCGAGGCCCCGCAGGTGGTGAGCGAGGAGGCGCGCCTTGCGGTGCGCGAGGACCTGCCCGAATCGATCGGCTTCATCCGCACCTCGACGCAGAAGATGGACCGCCTGATCAACGCCATCCTGCGCCTCTCGCGAGAGGGGCGGCGCGTCATCACGCCCGAGCCGCTGGACATGGACGAGATGATGGGGAGCATCGTGGACAGCCTCCAGCACCGGCTGGACGAGCTGGGCGCCGAGATCGCGGTGGAGGGGCCCCTGCCGGGCGTCACCTCCGACCGGGTGGCCATCGAGCAGATCTTCTCCAACCTGGTGGAGAACGCGGTCAAGTATCTCAAGCCCGGCCGGCCGGGGCGCATCGCGGTGCGCGGCCGGCGCGTGGGCGATCGCATCATCTACGAGGTGCAGGACAACGGGCGGGGCATCGACCCGAAGGATCACCAGCGCGTCTTCGACCTTTTCCGCAGGTCGGGCGCGCAGGACCAGCCGGGCGAAGGCATCGGCCTGGCGCATGTGCGCGCCGTGGCCTATCGCCTCGGCGGTGTGATATCGTGCGATTCAGCCCTTGACGAAGGCGCGACCTTCCGTCTCTCCATTCCGGTCAGGTACGAAGCCCAGAAGGAAGCCCAAGCGTCATGA
- a CDS encoding response regulator yields the protein MTPHLSVNILMIEDDEGHARLIEKNIRRAGVSNEIRHFTDGTSALKYLFDDPHGPALNGPALVLLDLNLPDMSGTDILVKMKAEDSPLRRTPVVVLTTTDDKVEIQRCYDLGANVYITKPVNYESFAQAIRQLGLFLTVIQVPEVESEA from the coding sequence ATGACGCCCCATCTGTCCGTCAACATCCTGATGATCGAGGATGACGAAGGTCACGCGCGCCTGATCGAGAAGAATATCCGCCGGGCGGGCGTGTCCAACGAGATCCGCCACTTCACCGACGGGACCTCGGCGCTGAAATATCTGTTCGACGACCCGCACGGCCCCGCGCTCAACGGCCCGGCGCTGGTGCTGCTCGACCTCAACCTGCCGGACATGAGCGGCACGGACATCCTGGTGAAGATGAAGGCCGAGGACTCGCCGCTGCGTCGCACGCCCGTCGTCGTTCTCACCACCACGGACGACAAGGTCGAGATCCAGCGCTGCTACGATCTGGGCGCGAATGTCTACATCACCAAGCCTGTGAACTACGAGAGCTTCGCGCAGGCGATCCGCCAGCTCGGCCTGTTCCTGACCGTGATCCAGGTGCCCGAGGTCGAAAGCGAAGCGTAA
- a CDS encoding sensor histidine kinase, giving the protein MSQLARVLYIDDDEGLRLLAERTLSRRGFAVTTAPSGAEGVALASVEQFDLIAVDHYMPGQDGLETLAALRQLADMPPVVYVTGSEESRVAVAAMKAGASDYVVKSVGDDFFNLLAASFAQALERVRLRNDKAEAEAALRATNARLEALLKEVNHRVSNSLQMVSAFVQMQASALSDEVSREALKDTQRRIAAIARVHRELYTSNDVETVDMGDYLTALVKELEETWSSPASPCTVRFTAEPIRLKTDKAVSVGVIVTELVSNACKYAYGATGGEVRVRFLRDGDEHFVLSVEDDGAGFAEGEAAKGTGLGTKLVRAMAMSLRSEVTYETGNGVRATLRAAC; this is encoded by the coding sequence ATGTCGCAACTCGCGCGCGTCCTCTATATCGACGACGACGAGGGCCTGCGCCTTCTGGCCGAGCGAACGCTGAGCCGGCGCGGCTTCGCCGTGACCACGGCGCCCAGCGGCGCCGAGGGCGTGGCGCTGGCCTCCGTCGAGCAGTTCGACCTCATCGCCGTCGATCACTACATGCCGGGGCAGGACGGGCTGGAGACGCTGGCCGCCCTGCGCCAGCTCGCCGATATGCCCCCCGTCGTCTACGTCACCGGCTCCGAGGAAAGCCGCGTGGCGGTGGCCGCCATGAAGGCGGGCGCGTCGGACTATGTGGTCAAGAGCGTCGGCGACGACTTCTTCAACCTTCTGGCCGCCTCCTTCGCGCAGGCGCTGGAGCGCGTGCGCCTGCGCAACGACAAGGCCGAGGCGGAAGCGGCCCTGCGCGCCACCAACGCCCGGCTGGAAGCGCTCCTGAAGGAAGTGAACCACCGCGTTTCCAACTCGCTCCAGATGGTCTCCGCCTTCGTGCAGATGCAGGCCTCGGCCCTGTCCGACGAGGTCTCGCGCGAGGCCCTGAAGGACACGCAGCGGCGCATCGCGGCCATCGCGCGCGTCCACCGCGAGCTCTACACCTCCAACGACGTCGAGACGGTCGACATGGGCGATTATCTCACCGCGCTGGTCAAGGAGCTGGAAGAGACCTGGTCGAGCCCCGCCTCCCCCTGCACGGTCCGCTTCACGGCCGAGCCGATCCGCCTGAAGACCGACAAGGCCGTCTCCGTCGGCGTCATCGTCACCGAGTTGGTGTCGAACGCCTGCAAATACGCCTATGGCGCCACGGGCGGCGAGGTTCGCGTGCGCTTCCTGCGCGACGGGGACGAGCATTTCGTGCTCAGCGTGGAGGATGACGGCGCGGGCTTCGCCGAGGGCGAGGCGGCCAAGGGCACGGGGCTCGGCACCAAGCTCGTGCGGGCCATGGCCATGAGTCTGCGCTCGGAGGTGACTTACGAAACGGGCAACGGCGTGCGCGCCACCCTTCGCGCCGCCTGCTGA
- a CDS encoding DUF1028 domain-containing protein — MTLSIVAKCPGARQFGVAAATEMPAVGKFLSYAFPRYGAFATQALVNPYLGIDGCKLLSLSVSAQSTVETVLEDDEQREERQVAAVDKEGRSAAFTGRNCIPFAGSLQGPNYSVQGNRLAGPQVLEAMARAFERDTGAELVTRLIDAIAAGVAAGGDKEGERSANVYIVEEEEYPIWDIRVDDHPDVVGELKRLEGVFREELYPHVRKMPSRKL, encoded by the coding sequence ATGACCCTTTCCATCGTCGCCAAATGCCCCGGTGCGCGCCAGTTCGGCGTGGCGGCGGCGACCGAGATGCCGGCCGTCGGCAAGTTCCTCTCCTACGCCTTCCCGCGCTACGGCGCCTTCGCCACGCAGGCGCTGGTCAACCCGTATCTGGGCATAGACGGCTGCAAGCTCCTGTCCTTGAGCGTTTCGGCCCAGAGCACGGTGGAGACCGTGCTGGAGGACGACGAGCAGCGCGAGGAGCGGCAGGTCGCGGCCGTGGACAAGGAGGGCCGCTCGGCCGCCTTCACCGGCCGGAACTGCATTCCCTTCGCCGGTTCGCTGCAGGGGCCGAACTACTCCGTGCAGGGCAACCGGCTGGCCGGCCCGCAGGTGCTGGAGGCGATGGCACGCGCCTTCGAGCGAGACACGGGGGCCGAGCTCGTGACCCGCCTCATCGACGCCATCGCAGCGGGCGTCGCCGCCGGGGGAGACAAGGAGGGGGAGCGCTCGGCCAATGTCTACATCGTGGAGGAGGAGGAATACCCCATCTGGGATATCCGGGTGGACGACCATCCCGACGTGGTGGGGGAGCTGAAGCGGCTGGAGGGCGTGTTCCGCGAGGAACTCTACCCCCATGTGCGCAAGATGCCCTCGCGCAAGCTGTAG
- the folD gene encoding bifunctional methylenetetrahydrofolate dehydrogenase/methenyltetrahydrofolate cyclohydrolase FolD gives MSATIIDGKAIAAGLRAQAAEDAARFAAERGRKAGLAVVLVGNDPASEVYVASKVKLTRETGMESFGHRLPAETSEADLLSLVARLNADESVDGILVQLPLPGHIDSGRIIEAIDPRKDVDGLHPENAGRLMNGLQGLVPCTPLGSMILVESAVPDISGLNAVVLGRSVLVGKPVGQLLLAANATVTMAHSRTADLPALCRNADILVAAVGRPEMVRGDWIKPGAVVIDVGINRLAPEPGREKGRLVGDVAFAEAVDVAGAITPVPGGVGPMTIACLLKNTLTAARRRAGG, from the coding sequence ATGAGCGCGACGATCATCGACGGAAAGGCCATCGCGGCCGGTTTGCGCGCGCAGGCGGCGGAGGATGCCGCCCGCTTCGCAGCGGAGCGCGGCCGCAAGGCGGGGCTCGCGGTCGTCCTCGTGGGCAACGATCCGGCCAGCGAGGTCTATGTCGCCTCCAAGGTGAAGCTGACGCGCGAGACGGGCATGGAAAGCTTCGGGCACCGCCTGCCCGCCGAGACGAGCGAGGCCGACCTTCTCTCGCTGGTGGCGCGGCTGAACGCGGATGAGAGCGTGGACGGCATCCTCGTGCAGCTCCCGCTGCCGGGCCATATCGATTCGGGGCGGATCATCGAGGCGATCGATCCGCGCAAGGACGTGGACGGGCTGCACCCGGAAAATGCCGGCCGGCTGATGAACGGCCTTCAGGGCCTCGTGCCCTGCACGCCGCTCGGCTCCATGATCCTGGTGGAAAGCGCGGTACCGGACATTTCGGGCCTCAACGCCGTGGTCCTCGGCCGCTCCGTTCTGGTCGGCAAGCCGGTGGGCCAGCTCCTGCTGGCCGCCAACGCCACCGTGACGATGGCCCATTCGCGCACGGCGGACCTGCCCGCCCTGTGCCGCAACGCCGACATCCTCGTGGCGGCCGTGGGCCGGCCCGAAATGGTGCGCGGCGACTGGATCAAGCCGGGCGCGGTGGTCATCGATGTCGGCATCAACAGGCTCGCCCCGGAGCCGGGCCGCGAGAAGGGCCGGCTGGTGGGCGACGTCGCCTTCGCGGAAGCGGTGGATGTCGCGGGCGCGATCACGCCGGTTCCGGGCGGCGTCGGCCCGATGACCATCGCCTGCCTGCTGAAGAACACGCTCACGGCGGCGCGGCGCCGGGCCGGGGGCTGA
- the purU gene encoding formyltetrahydrofolate deformylase, whose amino-acid sequence MPSEEFTLAFSCPNRAGIVAAVSRHLYDNGGDIREAHQFDDPETGRFFMRVRFAIVEAVVTVQSLTAGFATIAERFGMDWRLASREAVPKIVILVSRFDHCLADLLYRWRIGELRMEIAAIVSNHPREVYAHHDLDGIPFHHLPVTKETKAEQEARILAIVEEAGADLVVLARYMQILSDEMSAALSGRCINIHHSFLPGFKGAKPYHQAHRRGVKLIGATAHYVTADLDEGPIIEQDVERISHHDSPDDLVRKGRDIERRVLSRAIAWHLDNRVLLNGDKTVVFRD is encoded by the coding sequence ATGCCGTCCGAAGAGTTCACGCTCGCCTTCTCATGCCCCAACCGCGCCGGCATCGTCGCCGCCGTCTCCCGCCATCTCTACGACAATGGCGGCGACATCCGCGAGGCGCACCAGTTCGACGACCCGGAGACGGGGCGCTTCTTCATGCGCGTGCGCTTCGCCATCGTGGAGGCGGTGGTGACGGTGCAGAGCCTGACGGCGGGCTTTGCCACCATCGCCGAGCGCTTCGGCATGGACTGGCGCCTCGCCTCTCGCGAGGCGGTGCCGAAAATCGTGATCCTGGTCTCGAGATTCGACCATTGCCTTGCCGACCTGCTCTATCGCTGGCGCATCGGCGAGCTGCGCATGGAGATCGCGGCGATCGTCTCCAACCACCCGCGCGAGGTCTACGCCCACCACGACCTCGACGGCATTCCCTTCCACCATCTGCCGGTGACGAAGGAGACCAAGGCCGAGCAGGAGGCGCGTATCCTTGCCATCGTGGAGGAGGCGGGCGCCGACCTCGTGGTGCTGGCGCGCTACATGCAGATCCTCTCGGACGAGATGTCGGCGGCGCTCTCGGGGCGCTGCATCAACATCCACCATTCCTTTCTGCCCGGCTTCAAGGGCGCCAAGCCCTATCACCAGGCGCACCGGCGCGGGGTGAAGCTGATCGGGGCGACGGCGCACTACGTGACCGCCGACCTCGACGAGGGGCCCATCATCGAGCAGGACGTTGAGCGCATCTCGCACCACGACAGCCCGGACGACCTCGTGCGCAAGGGGCGCGACATCGAGCGGCGCGTGCTCTCGCGCGCCATCGCCTGGCACCTGGACAACCGCGTGCTGCTGAACGGCGACAAGACGGTCGTCTTCCGGGACTGA
- a CDS encoding pseudouridine synthase yields the protein MPKRASSSPAPSATPAGHGLARVLSKLGHCSRTQGARLVREGRVSVNGVAILDPEHRTDMATARIAVDGVPVGAAEPVYLMLNKPRGLVTTRDDPQGRGTVYRCLEGLALPHVSPVGRLDKASEGLLLMTNDTLFAQGVLDGANAPDKTYHVQIDARPAPALLAALVAGVEDKGEVLAARSAVLLREGTRNSWLEIVLDEGRNRQIRRLLAASGIETLRLVRVSIGPLALGPLPKGAVRPLTQAEVAALSRPAEGQ from the coding sequence ATGCCCAAGCGCGCTTCCTCCTCCCCAGCCCCCTCCGCCACGCCGGCCGGCCACGGCCTGGCGCGCGTCCTCTCCAAGCTCGGCCACTGCTCGCGCACGCAGGGCGCGCGCCTCGTGCGCGAGGGCCGCGTGAGCGTGAACGGCGTGGCGATCCTCGATCCGGAGCACCGCACCGACATGGCCACCGCGCGCATCGCCGTGGACGGCGTGCCCGTGGGCGCGGCCGAGCCGGTCTATCTCATGCTCAACAAGCCGCGCGGGCTCGTCACCACGCGCGACGACCCGCAGGGGCGCGGCACCGTCTATCGCTGCCTGGAAGGGCTTGCCCTGCCCCATGTCTCGCCCGTCGGCCGGCTCGACAAGGCGAGCGAGGGGCTTCTCCTGATGACCAACGACACGCTCTTCGCGCAGGGCGTGCTCGACGGGGCCAACGCCCCGGACAAGACCTATCACGTGCAGATCGACGCACGCCCGGCCCCCGCGCTCCTTGCCGCCCTCGTCGCGGGAGTGGAGGACAAGGGCGAGGTGCTCGCCGCTAGGTCGGCCGTGCTGCTGCGCGAGGGCACGCGCAATTCCTGGCTGGAGATCGTGCTGGACGAGGGCCGCAACCGCCAGATCCGCCGCCTTCTGGCGGCCAGCGGCATCGAGACGCTGCGCCTCGTGCGCGTGTCCATCGGCCCGCTCGCGCTCGGCCCCCTGCCCAAGGGCGCCGTGCGCCCGCTGACGCAAGCAGAGGTCGCGGCGCTTTCGCGGCCGGCCGAAGGACAATGA
- a CDS encoding GGDEF domain-containing protein, translated as MTLDHATLQFCSALMYGVFAVMFAGLWSGRRKERNLLLWSVCNLFGAAGSLAFLLVPQPPLPVLAASFTCFSGTILFAGAGIRLIDGRRPFPPHMVLMPPVVAAACALPFLLAPAALAPLLSLALTTTALGTHSVMLGLYVLRNGRPSFSRRAGGVALLAYVPAYLTWIILDITGHAPGLQFLLVADQMMNYVLVMAFFTMAEEHARRVLSEQALCDELTGSLNRAGLYLKAGERAAGRPRAVLMADLDRFKAINDRHGHAAGDAVIRAFAERVRGALDAGDLVARFGGEEFVILLADPDPDRAMERAEAIRRSLAATPVRWNEAAIAATVSFGVAVEEEGEDLARAIERADRALYAAKAGGRNRVAA; from the coding sequence TTGACCCTCGACCACGCCACCCTCCAGTTCTGCAGCGCCCTCATGTACGGGGTCTTCGCTGTGATGTTCGCCGGCCTGTGGAGCGGGCGGCGCAAGGAGCGGAACCTTCTCCTGTGGTCGGTGTGCAATCTCTTCGGGGCCGCGGGCTCCCTCGCCTTCCTGCTGGTTCCGCAGCCGCCGCTCCCCGTGCTGGCGGCAAGCTTCACGTGCTTCTCCGGCACCATCCTGTTCGCCGGCGCCGGCATTCGCCTGATCGACGGGAGGCGCCCCTTCCCGCCGCACATGGTGCTGATGCCGCCGGTGGTGGCCGCCGCCTGCGCGCTGCCCTTCCTGCTTGCGCCCGCCGCCCTCGCACCGCTCCTCTCGCTGGCGCTGACGACCACGGCGCTCGGCACGCACTCGGTGATGCTCGGCCTCTACGTGCTGCGCAACGGTCGCCCCTCCTTCAGCCGCCGGGCGGGCGGCGTCGCGCTGCTCGCCTATGTGCCGGCCTATCTCACCTGGATCATCCTCGACATCACCGGCCACGCGCCCGGCCTGCAATTCCTGCTCGTGGCGGACCAGATGATGAACTACGTCCTCGTCATGGCCTTCTTCACGATGGCAGAGGAGCATGCGCGCCGGGTGCTGAGCGAGCAGGCGCTGTGCGACGAGCTGACCGGCTCGCTCAACCGCGCCGGGCTTTACTTGAAGGCGGGCGAGCGCGCCGCCGGCCGGCCGCGCGCCGTGCTGATGGCCGATCTCGACCGCTTCAAGGCCATCAACGACCGCCACGGCCATGCGGCGGGCGACGCGGTGATCCGCGCCTTCGCCGAGCGGGTGCGCGGCGCGCTGGACGCGGGCGACCTCGTGGCGCGCTTCGGCGGGGAGGAGTTCGTGATCCTCCTGGCCGACCCCGACCCGGACAGGGCGATGGAGCGCGCCGAAGCCATTCGCCGCTCGCTCGCCGCCACGCCCGTGCGGTGGAACGAGGCCGCCATCGCCGCCACCGTCAGCTTCGGCGTGGCGGTGGAGGAGGAGGGCGAGGACCTTGCCCGCGCCATCGAGCGGGCCGACCGCGCGCTCTACGCCGCCAAGGCGGGCGGGCGGAACCGCGTGGCGGCGTGA